The Xylocopa sonorina isolate GNS202 chromosome 10, iyXylSono1_principal, whole genome shotgun sequence genome contains the following window.
TTTATTGAAGCTACTTAATGCAATTTACAAATTACAGATGTACATTTTCAAGTTAATTTTATAGTTAAATTTTTCAGtttttataatatatcttatgtagTTTCTCCTAATATTACTGCTACAGCGCTATGCGTAGCTTTTAACAGAACTATTTACAATACTTGTATCATCCCTTGGTAAAAGATTCCGAATAAAAATGTATCCTTTGACTATGTtcgacacgtaccatttctttcaAACGAACTAGTTCTCTTTCCCTTGAAAAtgcaattaaattaaaaagtgatATTACATCTAACATTAAAGGTTTTAATGACCAATTAATTAAGTAAGTATTTAGTTTTACTTTAAAGTCCTGTTCTTTAAACGAATGAAACGTCTTAGACTAATCAAAATGGCATTAAACTATAGAGGTTATCGATACAAAAGAGCAGAAAAGAGGAGAAGAATGAAACAGGAAATCAGGTAAAGAAAAGTTCACCCCAATGATTGCATGGTAGTCTTTTTAACAGTTTAAAACAACGAACAGATCTGCGTCCCGtaaaagatataataaaaaCCCTGAGCAAGGTCTACTTCGACGGCAAGATCAGAAATCGACAGTGGCTGATTTGGTATATAAGTACTTAAGAAAGGTTGCGTACATCGATAGCGTTCGAAAGCAGCGTAACAATGCGTGCAATAGGTTTCGAAAAAGCAATGCAAGGAGGAGAATCAATTGTCCTCCTTTGCACAGATACACAGCCGCAGGTATAAGCTTGGAATTAATTGTATTCTTAAGCTATCGGAAGAGACACGAGTTGAAGCTGCCCAGGATTGCCTTTAGCATGATTTTCTGAGTCTTTACGAAACTTCGAAACACGTCGATAAGTCTTGGAGTCATTGAATTCAGGCAACTTAAACTCGTGTCCCTTATTGAGTACCTTAAAACCATTTTCTATACACCTTTAATTCTTTACGATTAGATAACAGTGGAATGAGGAGTTACATAAGTAAAGCGCTTTCCTTCGCGGTCGATTTCGGATACTTAATTCCTGCCGATCGAGCCGGAAGGGTTCTGCAACTTTCACCACGTTTCAAATTACAACGCATTTCGCGCAAGCAACGAAGTAATTAAAAGCTATCCTGTAACGATAGACAGACAAATAAAACGGAAGGAGAAAGTATAAAAgcttatttattatatatttttatcaaatgTGATGTAAATTTATGTATCACTAGAATATGGCATAGTAAAATAATCGTAAAAATTACTAAGCGTAAACGAAAAATTCGTTTTGCGTGTATAATTTTTATAaggaattttaattatttctagCTCGCTGATTCGACGGCTGTCTACACTCCTTCTGGCAACGTTTGATCCATGCCTTCAATTCTCTTTCGCGCTTCTTGGATCCTCGAGGAATCCTGCCTTGTGATTCTTCATAAATATCGTCCACGTCGTCTGGAACTATCTCATCCAATCCACGATTGTCCCTCGCTATTCTTTCGACGGTTTCTGATGTTCTCTTCCTTTCATTCTTATTATTTCTCCTCGATGAGTTTATAAGAGGTTCCTCGATCGCTCTTGACTGTTTTTTCTCGCTTATCCTTCTAGCATTGTTCCCTTGCGCATCTCGTGCTCCTtggttcctcgaattctcttctttGTGCGCCTCAGCTTCGCACAAACATTCACGAGCGTCCTCGTCGATCGTCTCCAAGTCGCAATCGCAATCCTCCGGTGTGCTTCCGTCTGCACCATCCTGGCCATGTTGTTCTTGTCGTCTTCGAGTGGCTCTTCTCGATTCGTTGATCGAAATCCTTCGTTTCCTTCTCGCGCGTGCGTCTCCTTCATCGGGCGGTGTTTCACAAAAGCAGTGGTCCTTGTCGTCCTTTTTTCTGCGGCGTTTCGGGGGCTTTATCGACGAGGACAGCATACAGTCCGTTCGGTCGTTCGAGCATGTGATTTGGTTCACCGAGATCGCGTGCGTGCCGATTAAGTGGTATTCATTCTTTAACAATTCCATGACGAACCTACCGTAATAATCGCTTTTAAACTTTTCCGTTTCAGAGACTACGGATGTTCTTACATTTCGTTACAAGAATATACGAGATGGATTTACTTCATTCTTATTAGAATTTATATTACCAGTTTCCGAGGCTTAAGGCAAGTGACAATAACATTTACATGATTCAGAACAGTCTTATAACCATCGTGAGTTATTAAAATTGCCTTAAGAAAAGTATTTAAATACCAATTTTCTCTACCATTCGAGTAACGATATTCTAATCCTTTGCGCTCAGATGTTGCCTCTGAGGATCACCAGCATTGATTAGTGACTACGGAGGATAAACTTATTTCACCGTAGTTTTTTGAGAAACGCATGTTTCCTTGAAGCTTTTCATTGaagtggaaattttctattgctggaaGATGTTAACGATAGAAGCTATTGTTGAAATAGCAATACTTTAGCAGATCAGAGTGCGAAGATTTAATTATAAGGAAGGAATACGATGTTGCGTCAAGTGAATCAAGCCGATGCAAGCGTTACAATTAAACAGTCGGAACTGGGAACGAAATCGGTCGATAGATGCACCGTCCGCAAGCGAGATAAACGTTTTGCAGTTTCGCCTTGAAACGCGATCGTGTCTCACGCGAGACACGATCCATCCCCCGCCTCGCATTAACCATGCTCGCGTTCGGTTTGACGCAGGAACTAACCCTTGGGAACAGACCTGTTTCAGCGCGGTTCGCACCTGAGCGTAAAGGTCACCGTCGTCCCGGTAATTCCTTTGCATGTAGTCGACGATCTCCTCCGCGGTGGAGGACGGCAGCAAGGCGTCTTCAGCGCGCTGCAACCGCCTCATCGCCTCCATTACACGCAATGTGAACCGGGAGGAATTCTCGGCGATGCGCATGCACTCGCAGAGTTTCTGCAATGAGTGATATTCTTTAAATGAAGGGTACAGTATACAGCACGGCTTTACAAACTTGATTAATCTTCCTACAATACGATTTCGTTGCAATATGAAATGAATTTTGATGATAAAAGAATCGTCGATCAGAGGTAAATGAAACCTTTTTAGACTCAGGACTTTCTTTTGCACATGCGGCTGTACACTCCAACTCGTCAACGCTATCCTCGTCGTCGTCACCGTCCAAACTCTCTGCCTTGTCTTCTTCGATTATCTCGTCAAGCGTCTTTTTCGCCTCTTCGTCGGATACTCTTCCTTGTACCGAGTTCTCCATAGCCAGTATGAATGGTCAGCGTTGAAGCTTCTGAAATTTAGGAAGCACGATCTGTACTCGTGTGAAACAGTATGAATTTGAAGATTATCGTTTATCGAGATACCTACGCAACGAATCATTCTGAAGATAGTTATAGAATGGTAATATAACTTGAATAACCACTGTACAGATACATTGTAATCATTCcaatttttgtttttatttaaCATATTCAATTAATAGGTAATttttataggaattttaatagaaTATTAAATTCGAATTGAGAAGCAGATATTCCAGCATATATAATTAACTATCTACTACTATAATGCGTAACATTTAGCAACTCTGAATCATAAAGTTGTACGACTAGCACAAAAATTAGGTCAGGCCATCCCATTTTCGAAGACGCATCGCGTTCATCTTATCTTTAAATTACGTGGGCCGGCAAGTCTCGTCTGTAACTGTATCTTCTACACGTCAGTATCGATTTGCAATTGAAATAACGCTACGTAAACGTTCTACGGTCAGTGGGCGGTGTGTTGGCCTGGAGAGGAAAAATAGGAGGAGCGTTTGATCGCCGTAGGGAGGGCTGCGCGAGTAAAATATTAATAAGAGACAGTCACCGAACAATACTTGCCGGTACATGGAAACAAGATGTTTTTATTCCAATAGAAATATTGTATTGTAAATTGTACAATATAAATTATGAAATCACTTTGCGTGTTTGCAGTATCGCGTGGATAACAGCGTATAATGAAATTATACATAACTCCTTTACCGTTCTTTATGATGAACTCAATTTTATAAAGCGTTCTATTCACATTACAATATACAATAACTCTTAAGCTCTGATGTGTCTTCCCAAACACTTATCTGCCATTATAAAGGCGGTTATTAGACAGGGTGTATACAGAATACATCAATAATTGAAataataatgctttttaaaattgcAGGAACTAACGTTTGGAGGAGAAAGGCATCGAAACCTGTAGATAAATCGACTGAGACAAATGTTGATTCGCTCGCTGTTCCCTTCGGAATTTCGCAAAGGCGTGGCATGTTGTTTCGCGTTCGATAAGAACGACAAGTTAAATAGCTGGCCAAGAATTATCTGGACGAGTGTGGATAAGAACCGTGCCAGCTTGGTAAGCCACAATTAGCCGATAGCCTGGGAACCAAAGGTCTGCGTATACGTTTCGTACCTCGCCGGACCGAATAGTCTGAAAAAATGCAACCGTACAGGGATCTGAAGCTGAAAATTCTTCCTTGCGCAAATTAGTTCACGAAACTAAGCATAAAACGATGCCACCGATGGAGGCAAGGAAATCAGGTAACCGAACGGAAGGGAGAGGGAACGCGAGCGAGTTAATCTTTCATCGCAGGCGATACTTCCCGCACAAAGGAAACGTAAACGAAGTAATGTAAACGCAAGCCTGCTAATCAGCGCGCAGCTGACACGAAACGCGTAGAAGGTACGTGGTATGTAGCCGGTTGTATCGGTGGGGGGATAAATAGGCGAAGTAAGAAAAGTTTAATCCGCGTCTTTTGCAGAGGCGGTGGGGGCGTCCTCGTGACGACTTGATGAGATAACTTTGCTCGAGTTGTGAAACAACAGGCGTCACGAATACGTGAGCTGCCGCGCGAGGGTGAAACAGGAATCCGTACCTCCTACGCGAAGATGGCGAGCGGTGGATGGAATTAAGGGCCAAACACGCGACCCCTTCGCCATAATGTCGCTTCTAGGTGAATACGACACGCGCGATCGTTCGTGATCCTCTTTCGTGACCGTACTCTATGAATGCGAAGAACAAACATTACTCTCGTGGAATGATGAAAAAATACTTGTTGAAGGTTCTTCAGGAAGGGTTACTTTCTGATTGAAGATGACCTTGTCAGGTTTAACAGATATTAATTGGAACTATCCTCGTTCTTACTAGATTCTGTAGCTCGCTATCTCAACTGTCTACATCGAGTTGCACCGACTAAACGTAAAttctctcttctcttttttctgTACAGACAAAGGAAAACATGCTAGCAATCGAGATTGTCTGTGGGCTTTAAAAAACCAGAGGCCACAATGCAGGAAGAGCGATGGTGGCACGAAGATATCGGACTGGTGTGTAATCCGTCGTTTCCAGGACGGCGATTAGGCGGATTAACCGGAGGTCGCGCGAGCTAACGGGGCGACCAAAGGGGTTTCGGGGCGCGTTCGGGGCTGAGGAGGTCACATGACGTGATGTCACGTTACCTGATGGTCGCGGACAGGTGTTTGGGTTCGCACGAGAGCGGAGACTAACCGGTAAGAGTCGCGGGGGCGTGCGCTATCGCGAATCCAGCCGCATAATGATAACGAGCGGTCGACAGAGCGAGGAGAACGTGGTTCGTAATGTCGGGATAGGCCTCTTCGATTATTCGTGTTTCTCTAGAAGAACCTCAGGCTTGATAGAATCCATTAGCAGTCTTGCGTTCCACTAGCATCGCTTCAGGAAACGATTATTATTGTGAAATAATAATTGTTTGAGTTTCGTCGATATCATTATAGATAAACGATCATGGAACAATAATTGGTTCGTTCTGGAAAAGGGAGAAACGTGGAAAAATAAGAAAGAAGAGCGATCTGTTTAAAAGTGGGCCTGAGCATGATTCATTTTAGTTCTTACTGGTACACCTGGCGAACTTGTAGCGGCTAAACTGTTGTTCCTAAGACACCTGTGCCGCCGCCTCGTGAGATCTCGGCCACATGGTCGGGGGCCGCATCACCCTTCAACGCCAAATTAGATATTACGATAACAAATGGCGTTATTTAACCCGCGCTGCGTCTCCCCCCGTGTTAAATTTGAACAGGCAATATTATCTCCACGCCGCTCGTCTCCCTCGTTTCGCGTACGAAAACGACACGCTACACCGTAAATCACCGTCGCGCCTGCAACCTTCTTTCGAATAATTACACTTCTGCTGTTAACGTCGAACTTCCGTCgaagaaacgaagaagaaagtaAGATTTAAGGCGATTAGCTGGGTAGTTTATGGGGCAGATGGCGAAAAGGGAACCGTCTATATCTACTTATGCATGAAATCTTCGTTAGATGCGATCCGAGTGATCTGGCGCGGTGTTAAAACAATGAGAAGCTCGTACGGCAAGGGGTGTTAACAGTGAAAACTTTGGCGAACGAATTGCTAGTATGATTAATATACCCTGATCGATCTGGGCCGATCATGTTCCACGATACAAAGCTATAGACACGCGAAGGTCGAAGGACCTGGTTGCCCTATTGCAGCACCGTTAACTACCGCAAAAGGCAATCGATCTTTTGACCATTAATTGCCATCCACGTCGAGCGAGCAATGACGGTTGCAACATTGATGAGGCGGAATAGAAACAGTTTCAAGTTCCGAGTCGTGCTCATCAATGTTGCAGCTCCCAGGAATACGTTCGCCTGTCGCGGTCGTCTAATTTACTTCATAATAATTACCGACACATTAAACATTTGTAGGTAACATGAAAGTGTCAGCTGTCGATTGTCCCAGGGACATTAGAAACGAGCGCCCGGTCTGCACTGAGAATGTTTCAGTGTTCTATAGCATCAAGAGTGTACGAAAACACAGCTATAGACGATCAAAACAGAGAAGTAGCCGTAGAAAAGTTTGCTACAAGATGAAGGAGAATTATTCTAGTATGCTTTCAAAGAATTACAGTAGGTAGTCACTATCAGTTTCAAGCTTCAGTAATAGAAGAGTTTAAGTCTGTTTGATAATACTCTTTTTATTATTAAacaatgaatgtataatttattttaagtggAATACGTAAAGAATATTTAACACTATATCTATTTCATGAAATTTTTTCAGATTGGCTAATTGTTAGAGAACAAGTGTATAGAGGATGGTCTGTTTGTTATTCGAGGACGATTTATGGCAGGGACTCATCCTGTATACGGCCATTAAGAGTAGATGAGCAGTCCAGATGTTTAGAAATGAAAGGAATAGGAATTCTTTGCCTTGGTAAATTCAAGACGTGAAAAATAGGGATACCATTCTTGGAAAAGTTTGGTATACAGTGGGTAAGATGGCATACAGTAAAAACATTGTAAGGAACAGCAGGGATGCATGTTTAAAGTCTTAAAATACCGAATGCGTTTATCTTCTGATTTTCTATATAATACAATCCCGTACTGTAATTTAAAACAACTGTAGGCATTTCTTCATTTTAGGAGACATCAGATTCATAAAGGATTAACTCGAATAACGCATTTGAATGAGAAAAGATGGTTTAGAAACGTGTTTCATAAACAGTAACGTTCGTTAGTAACAACTTTCGACGCAACGTCGATACTAATCTTCTTCATTCAATCATGCAAGATATGAAAAGCCCGACGAGCTATTGTAATAGGCAAATCTACAGATTAGGGTTGTGATATGTGCGTAGGGTTGAGCGATTGGCCAGTCAGGTTGACTTTTGTCGTGCTTGACCATTCGAAATACCAGTCGACTGCTCATCCTCGACGCATGAGGGGCGGAACAATCGTTTGGCGTCGCGACGCGCATGTTCGAAGAGGCGGAACCACCCCTTGTGTCGACGAATTGAAGACCTTTTCAATGGGATGGTGTGCGGTAACGAAGCACGTGACAGACGAACGTCAACAGGCTCTACGGGAAGACGAAGTCGTGGCGAGCAAGAAGTTTCGTCGCGGTGAAGTCGAGCTTCCTCTTGCAACTAGGAGCGAGTCATGTTTCTCGACAAATAAACGTGTACAGCTTCGGTGAATGCAAAGAAATGTAATTTGTGAAACGTTGCGCGAAGAAAACGGAAAAAATTTTGAGCAAGACGACTGTATACGAAAATCAAGCTGTATACGGAATTCAAGATTGATACAGTTGAGAAGAGATTGTAAATTAACGCGAACGATAGAGGAAGTATTATCCATGAGTCATAAAAAATTGCGAGTTTTAATTGATTGGTAGAGAAGTTTGTTGAGGCAGAAGAGATAAAGGAGAGAAGAGACGGATAAGGATCGGAAGGACTTCAGAAGACTTATTGGATAATTGATATCAGACTTCCTTTAATGCTGCTATAAAGGAAAAATGATTTGATCAGATTTAGAAGTGTTATTCGACGTTTTATCAGTGTTCTGGTGCTCCAAAGAATTTGTTTTGAGGCATGAGCTCCCACGCGCATGCAAGAACGATTTGCAGTGGGAATACAGTATCAGGCGCGTTTTCTGCGTTGCATTTATTGGGAGGCTACAACTTGTTTGCATCGACTTCAGGTATTTTAAAGTTTTTTCGACCAAACCTTACCTTTAGcttctatttatttttttttcaaattttgaATGCGCATCTTTGGATGCCAAAATGAAGTTATAACTTTCTATGAAACGGTATTTATATTTCCATACAAGAAGATAGTTTTGTATCATTAAAGTTACGTTAAAATTGTATTCAGCATGTATTTATTACGTTATATTTTGTTTTAATTGATGTAGTTCACAGTTAGATATTTTGTTTAGCTAAAAAACACGTGGTAATAATCAATGTGACGGATAAGTGAACAAGTTGGACGACATGAGCTTCAAACTTGGACGATTTCCAACTGATTTCCAAGTCCTCTGATAGCCGTGATCGTCTAGTGGTTAGGACCCTACGTTGTGGCCGTAGTAACCCAGGTTCGAATCCTGGTCACGGCAATGTGCCAAGACACATTGTCACGGTAGAggtttatttttttcattttttacatTTTACTTCTTCTCTATTATTTCTAATCATTCTCGttacaaaaaatatttatttttcattGATTACTAGTTCTTATATTCCAGTTTTTCTTTCCCTGTGAAAATATGGATTGTTATTGCAGTATATTTGTGTTACACTGTTATTAACGTTCTATCGTTATGCAAACCAATCTGACTTTACggtgaaataacatttgcaaagaTTAAATGCATAAAATATACACGATAGATTGACAAGGATTTCATGGCTACACGTAATGTTGCTCATTTAAAACATTATGATTGATCGTGTATATGAATCCCCCTAATACAATTAAAATTATCTTTTGTTTTTTAAAGAGTAAAagattatttttacttttattgcGTTCTACATAATCTGGTATACAATTTCTCATAATATTGTACTATCAGAGAATTCTGCTCTGCCCACGTGTGATAGTAAATAGGACAGAAGAAAAATTTAGTAATTTGtggaattaaaagaaaaaagttATTTTGATTACCCCTGGTGGGACTCGAACCCACAATCCCCGGTTTAGGAGACCGATGCCTTATCCATTAGGCCACAGGGGCTGTTGGTAATCCACGACATTTAAAATAAATGTGATCCTGCTACTCTTTAATAAATAGAATGGGTTTATGTGCATATCATTAGTAAAAGACAATATCTTTAATAATAAGTATCTCAAGCAAAAGTtgaattgcatcaatacgttgCTCGCAGTTAAATTGGTGGATACACATTTCAAGTTGAAACTGGAGAACAATACATTTCAATATTATATACACACACATGCAATTTATTTTTGAAATTAGCATATTTCTGGTATGAAAGATGACAACACATTATACTAATTTTGCAGACTTGTGCAGATACGAGCCATACAGCTCTAAAGATTATAACTTTGGAAGTGCGGACATTTTAGAAAGTTCTAACACACCAGATGTATCAATCGGTCGAACGTCATCGCCATTAACACCCTCATCTTTGTCAGCCGCGTTTTCACTTCCTGGATCCTTGCTTCAACCACCGTTTATAACCGCAGTACCACCTTTAATGCAATCCATAAACGTGCCGCCAGTATTTTCGAATAATAATTCAAGTGAGTTGATAGTTTTCTATTATTTAGTTTAtaagataaataaataatttgttTACATTATGaactatttatttattattgaaAAACCTTATTTCAACTGCTTCGGTAGCGCAGTAGGCAGCGCGTAAGTCTCATAATCTTAAGGTCGTGAGTTCGATCCTCACCCGGAGCAATTACTTTTGCATATTTTATGAAATTATGTCTATAATTCTTGTTTTCTATTGTCTTTAACTCCAAGTGATCAATATGTATCAATAAAACAGGTAGAATGGTAAGTCGGCACTTTTTGGGCACAAATAACGTTACAAGTGTATACAGACGACCCAGAAGCGAGAAAAAGCCGATTCCAGACGAACAAAAAGACGAAAAATATTATGAAAGACGGAAACGTAATAATCAAGCTGCAAAAAAGTCTCGTGACGCTCGCAAAATTCGAGAAGATCACGTGAGTAGAAGTTTGCATGTTATTACCTAGAAGCATAATATAATATGTATTATTATTaaggaaataaaatattcaaatattgcgtaataaattattataaaaagaATGGAATTTTATATCGTGTTATTGTAACTGTAGTAACTGTAGTGTATAGTAAACAGATAATTCTATTCTAGATTGCATTGCGAGCAACAATGTTAGAACACGAAAATGCAATTTTAAGGGCGCAAGTGATCACGCTTCGAGAGGAAACGCAATGTCTTCGACATATGTTAATCAAACAGCAAGCACCATCATTGCAATCCATTGATCGTTCGATTTCTTCGATAACACCTGTTACATTGTCACCCACCCCCCACTCAGCAGCAACTGTGGATTGTCAGATCTGAAATACATCATTAATAAGAGATCAGTTTATATGAAGTTTCTGACAATCAAATGAACATTATGAATTTGCTCAGTCTGCTGTGTTAGTAATATtacaaatttattaaatttacgTCTAGACAGTTTTCACATAGCGCACGAATAAGCTTTTACTTGCCGTTAACTTAAATAGACGAAAAATTCCGTAATTTTAAAATAACAGTAATTGAAACAAATGTCAAAATTCTTATTTGAATTATTAATTGAAAATCGTTCTGATAGTTTTTTTGTGTGTATATCGTGCAGAAGAAAAACGTATGTGTGATATATAATTCTGTTTTCCTAGATTAAATGTGGATATTAATGTAAATaggaataaatgtattattttatCATTGTTGGCAAATTGAAGTCTACACACATTACACATAAAATAACTTTGTTGTTACGTAATGGTTGTTTAAATTAGAATACTTTgtaacatacatatatatatatatatatacaattgatataaaaataaaatgtcaATTGCGACATTGGATTTTCGTGTTTCCACGTTTATCGGATTTGTTATCCGATTTGTTATGATAAACGTTAATATTCGAAGGGAATTTGAGAGCAATTAATTTTGGTACTGAATAACGAAATGAATTTCATAAAAATGAATTCATTAGGAGGTGCTTGATATAACAAATTCATTTGTTACATAACATGAAAACTGTTTCCTTGACTTCAGCAGTGTATAATTAACGCAGAATATCTGTATATCATTAAATCAGTTTCACGTAATCTGCCATCGCGTAATGTTATAATTTGACAACAGACGTTTCAGAGAGTATGCCAATTGTTTATATAACAAATCGGCCATTATAGGTACATAAAATTGTAGGCATTTTGAATATAGTTTGCAGTTCTGTAATGCGAGTAGTTTTCTCTGGCAGTACTAACCGTTAACAAAATATTTCATCGATTATATTTGTTTCCAAACGTAATTGTAGGACTTTTTACTCCAGCTTACTTTTCAAGTAAATTTCATTAAGAAACCTGGTCAGCCTGCAACGCTTTGCATTGTTATTAATGTTTATATTCTATATTATACAACCTAATgcgttttattttatattgAACATTTCTTATTGCGCTAGTAATTATTCTGATAAATTCAAAATGCGTCATATATACTTTGTACCCAACGGTTTCGTTTC
Protein-coding sequences here:
- the LOC143428200 gene encoding uncharacterized protein LOC143428200, producing the protein MTTHYTNFADLCRYEPYSSKDYNFGSADILESSNTPDVSIGRTSSPLTPSSLSAAFSLPGSLLQPPFITAVPPLMQSINVPPVFSNNNSSRMVSRHFLGTNNVTSVYRRPRSEKKPIPDEQKDEKYYERRKRNNQAAKKSRDARKIREDHIALRATMLEHENAILRAQVITLREETQCLRHMLIKQQAPSLQSIDRSISSITPVTLSPTPHSAATVDCQI
- the LOC143428199 gene encoding uncharacterized protein LOC143428199, which translates into the protein MENSVQGRVSDEEAKKTLDEIIEEDKAESLDGDDDEDSVDELECTAACAKESPESKKKLCECMRIAENSSRFTLRVMEAMRRLQRAEDALLPSSTAEEIVDYMQRNYRDDGDLYAQVRHGIVKE